One Gelria sp. Kuro-4 DNA segment encodes these proteins:
- a CDS encoding anti-sigma factor, with protein MTVCDRGRLMAYLDGELAADQQAELEAHLRTCSSCRADLAELRAEKDSVSRILADYEAQLAQQPFRSDAAWRRWCTRRERHGWKNSRNTKQGVREMFYRVRRGVAAAAACALVAGALSFAPFRAAAANFLQVFRVERLQAVEVSRADIESVLDELRQKGGAASLGELGRVETVQEGSARKISSWAEAGRVLGRELPVPKLPAPLGLKEEYAAFDYSPAFTLSFTLTPKMNEALQALGSKKLLPAAVLGKKFSLHFPGLVRVHYARPRQDKAGPNQPHYLSLAFFNAPELRVPEGVDVEELRSILLDLPILPSDLRQRLAAVRDWQHTLPVPNLEGGLHEVRIGDTTGLGGEEHGQVQLMWQRGGLWHLLNADNLSLEQAAAIAASLE; from the coding sequence ATGACGGTGTGCGATCGAGGTCGACTCATGGCTTATCTGGACGGCGAGCTTGCGGCGGATCAGCAGGCGGAGCTTGAGGCGCATCTTCGGACCTGCTCCTCCTGCCGGGCCGACTTGGCGGAACTCAGGGCGGAGAAGGACAGTGTCAGCCGGATCTTGGCGGACTACGAGGCTCAATTAGCCCAACAACCCTTCCGCAGCGATGCTGCCTGGCGGCGCTGGTGCACCCGCCGGGAGCGGCATGGGTGGAAGAACAGTAGGAACACGAAACAAGGAGTGAGGGAAATGTTCTATCGTGTGCGGCGGGGCGTGGCGGCGGCCGCGGCCTGCGCCCTGGTGGCCGGGGCGTTGTCCTTTGCGCCCTTCAGGGCGGCGGCGGCCAATTTCCTGCAGGTGTTCCGGGTGGAGCGCCTGCAGGCAGTGGAGGTCAGTCGAGCGGATATAGAGAGCGTCTTGGATGAGCTGCGGCAGAAGGGCGGTGCGGCGAGCTTAGGGGAGCTCGGCCGGGTGGAAACAGTGCAGGAAGGCTCAGCCCGGAAAATCAGTTCCTGGGCGGAAGCCGGCCGGGTGCTGGGGCGCGAACTCCCGGTGCCGAAGCTGCCTGCTCCTTTAGGCCTGAAGGAAGAGTACGCTGCCTTCGACTATTCCCCGGCCTTCACCCTGAGCTTCACACTCACCCCAAAGATGAACGAGGCGCTCCAGGCTTTGGGGAGCAAAAAGCTTCTGCCGGCGGCGGTTCTGGGCAAAAAGTTTTCCCTGCACTTCCCGGGGTTGGTCAGGGTTCACTACGCGCGGCCGCGGCAGGATAAAGCCGGCCCGAATCAGCCCCACTATTTATCGCTGGCCTTTTTTAACGCGCCCGAGCTGCGGGTGCCGGAAGGGGTTGACGTAGAGGAACTGCGCAGCATCCTTTTGGATCTGCCGATACTGCCAAGCGATCTGCGCCAGCGCCTGGCGGCGGTGCGCGACTGGCAGCACACCCTTCCTGTTCCGAACCTGGAGGGCGGGCTGCACGAGGTGCGCATCGGCGATACCACCGGACTGGGTGGCGAAGAGCACGGCCAGGTCCAGCTCATGTGGCAGCGGGGCGGCCTGTGGCACCTCCTCAACGCCGATAACCTCAGCCTGGAGCAGGCTGCGGCCATCGCCGCGAGCTTAGAGTAA
- a CDS encoding RNA polymerase sigma factor SigX: MAGITEASFRALFEAHYASLCRRLALLMGDPSLAEDVVQEAFLKLYRSPPAELTNPGAWLARVAVNLAYNRLRREGRRGPLEARAGAQEAVQTAPSPEEELMAKEKQVQVRAALTALTARDRLALILRYSGYSYAEIAAVIGVAAGSVGTILARAQRSFRLAYLAKEGMR, translated from the coding sequence GTGGCAGGGATCACCGAGGCATCGTTCCGCGCGCTGTTCGAGGCCCACTACGCTTCCCTCTGCCGCCGTCTGGCCCTTCTGATGGGTGACCCCTCCCTGGCCGAGGACGTGGTACAGGAGGCCTTCCTTAAGCTCTACCGCTCACCCCCAGCGGAGCTGACGAACCCCGGCGCCTGGCTGGCCCGGGTGGCCGTTAACCTGGCTTACAACCGCCTCCGGCGGGAGGGGCGGCGCGGCCCGCTGGAAGCGCGGGCCGGCGCCCAGGAAGCCGTCCAGACGGCACCTTCACCCGAAGAGGAGCTCATGGCAAAAGAAAAGCAGGTACAGGTGCGGGCGGCGCTCACGGCGCTCACGGCGCGCGACCGGCTGGCCCTGATACTGCGTTACTCCGGTTACAGTTACGCCGAGATCGCCGCCGTGATCGGGGTGGCGGCGGGCTCCGTCGGAACCATTCTCGCCCGGGCGCAGCGCAGCTTCCGTCTGGCGTACTTAGCGAAGGAGGGGATGAGATGA
- a CDS encoding ABC transporter permease subunit: MGTILRFTLHEAVRKRLVLLVILLTVGFLLLYGWGVHRALALQAGTHAADDWSARLNRAGTAAALLSIGLYFANFLTAFLTIVMMSGALAGEVESGTVHAVLARPITRRSFVLGKFAGYLVLSLAYAAALFLTMLTLVRPYLPLFYDDVLAGLGIFLLQPVVLAALTLAASAFLSTLNAGVLLVSLYGFGIVGGMLEQIGTGMRQPVLQNIGIFSSLVMPADALYRKAIAALFDTLSRLVGSYGNPFAAAGEPSTAMLVWAVVYAGAAVGLAVYAFEQRDL; the protein is encoded by the coding sequence ATGGGGACCATCCTGCGCTTCACTCTGCATGAGGCGGTGCGCAAACGCCTGGTGCTGTTGGTGATCCTCCTCACGGTGGGCTTCCTTCTCCTCTACGGCTGGGGGGTGCACCGCGCCCTGGCGCTGCAGGCGGGGACGCACGCGGCGGACGATTGGTCCGCCCGGCTGAACCGCGCCGGAACGGCGGCGGCCCTCCTCAGCATCGGCCTCTACTTCGCCAACTTCCTCACCGCTTTCCTTACCATAGTGATGATGAGCGGAGCGCTGGCCGGGGAGGTGGAAAGCGGTACGGTGCACGCCGTCTTGGCGCGTCCCATCACCCGGCGCAGCTTTGTTTTGGGTAAGTTCGCCGGTTACCTGGTCCTCAGCCTGGCCTACGCGGCGGCGCTCTTCTTGACCATGCTGACCCTGGTGCGGCCCTACCTGCCGCTTTTTTACGATGACGTTCTCGCCGGGCTCGGCATTTTTCTCCTGCAGCCTGTGGTGCTGGCGGCGCTTACCTTAGCCGCCTCGGCGTTCCTCTCTACGCTGAACGCCGGCGTTCTCCTGGTTTCCCTCTACGGCTTCGGCATTGTAGGCGGTATGTTGGAACAAATCGGCACCGGCATGAGGCAACCGGTGCTGCAGAACATCGGCATCTTTTCCAGCCTGGTGATGCCGGCCGACGCCCTCTACCGCAAGGCAATCGCGGCCCTCTTCGACACCCTCAGCAGGTTGGTGGGATCCTACGGCAACCCCTTCGCCGCTGCAGGCGAGCCGAGCACGGCCATGCTCGTCTGGGCGGTGGTCTATGCCGGAGCGGCGGTGGGGCTGGCGGTGTATGCGTT
- a CDS encoding ABC transporter ATP-binding protein — translation MAAIETFALTKEYVQGGGCRDVSLTVGRREIFGLLGPNGAGKSTLVKTLVGLLKPTGGRALILGRPLGDLAARRRIGFLPESFAYQPWLSARELLAFHGALAGLSREETKQRSAAVLDLVGLREVPGRIGTFSKGMRQRLGLACALVADPELVFLDEPTSALDPLGRRAVRELLLRLKAQGKTVFLNSHLLSEVELICDRVAVIKGGAVIYQGELSGLLAGARRVELKLGAVSEGVRRVLATFDPAYALTGRLVTLNVATEQVPALVQALVAAGAALYEVKPAAGTLEDAFVELVGTGGGGADGDHPALHSA, via the coding sequence ATGGCGGCCATCGAGACCTTTGCCTTGACCAAAGAGTATGTGCAGGGCGGCGGCTGCCGCGACGTGTCCCTGACGGTGGGCCGGAGGGAGATCTTCGGGCTCCTCGGCCCCAACGGGGCCGGCAAGAGCACCCTGGTGAAGACCCTGGTCGGCCTCCTTAAGCCGACGGGCGGCCGGGCCCTCATCCTGGGCCGGCCGCTCGGGGATCTGGCAGCGCGCCGGCGCATCGGCTTCCTGCCTGAGAGCTTCGCCTATCAGCCCTGGCTTTCGGCCCGCGAACTCCTGGCCTTCCACGGGGCGCTGGCCGGTCTCAGCCGGGAGGAGACCAAGCAGCGCAGCGCGGCGGTGCTGGACTTGGTCGGCCTCCGGGAGGTACCCGGCCGGATCGGCACCTTCAGCAAGGGGATGCGCCAGCGCTTGGGGCTGGCCTGCGCCCTCGTCGCCGACCCGGAGCTCGTCTTTCTCGATGAGCCCACCTCGGCCCTGGATCCTTTGGGGCGGCGTGCGGTGCGCGAACTGCTCCTCCGCCTCAAGGCCCAGGGGAAGACCGTGTTCCTCAACAGCCACCTGCTGAGCGAGGTGGAACTGATCTGCGACCGGGTGGCGGTGATTAAGGGCGGTGCGGTCATCTACCAGGGCGAGCTCTCGGGACTTCTGGCCGGCGCCCGGCGGGTGGAGCTGAAGCTGGGCGCTGTTTCGGAGGGGGTGCGCCGGGTGCTGGCCACCTTTGACCCGGCCTATGCGCTGACCGGACGCCTGGTCACCTTGAACGTTGCCACGGAGCAGGTCCCGGCGCTGGTGCAGGCACTGGTTGCGGCGGGGGCCGCGCTGTATGAGGTGAAGCCGGCCGCCGGCACACTGGAGGATGCTTTTGTGGAACTGGTCGGTACGGGGGGAGGTGGCGCAGATGGGGACCATCCTGCGCTTCACTCTGCATGA